From Trueperaceae bacterium, a single genomic window includes:
- a CDS encoding mechanosensitive ion channel family protein gives MTDWWLQPALLGNAPLRLAVAALLFVASGVALSVVRGVAVRRVTTWTERTTTRLDDVLVAVLGSVRPAFLWLLAAWFATRVLTLDASLDGALRTVAILVGIVQVGWSANVGLQALGTYYRDREEVDGGRRTTIAAFTFLGRLLLYVVVLLLVLENLGVDITALLAGIGIGAVAIGLALQNILGDLFASLSILFDKPFEIGDFVVVDDLSGTIENVGLRTTRVRALSGEQLVFANADLLQSRIRNYKRMRERRAVIALGVTYDTPSERLRELPDVIREVVEAQDGVRFERAHFKTFGPSSLDFEVVYWVLEPDYATYMDVNEAIHLGLFEAFAARGVEFAFPTRTLHLVGAGGPDAGPAPAPATAGDGA, from the coding sequence ATGACCGACTGGTGGCTGCAGCCGGCCCTGCTGGGCAACGCACCGCTTCGCCTCGCCGTCGCCGCGCTCCTCTTCGTCGCATCGGGGGTGGCCCTGTCCGTCGTGCGTGGGGTCGCGGTGCGGCGCGTCACGACCTGGACCGAGCGCACGACGACGCGTCTCGACGACGTGCTCGTCGCGGTGCTCGGCAGCGTCCGTCCGGCGTTCCTGTGGCTGCTCGCCGCCTGGTTCGCGACGCGCGTGTTGACGCTCGACGCGAGCCTCGACGGCGCGCTCCGGACCGTCGCGATCCTCGTCGGCATCGTGCAGGTGGGGTGGTCGGCGAACGTCGGGCTGCAGGCCCTCGGGACGTACTACCGCGACCGCGAGGAGGTCGACGGCGGCCGCCGGACGACCATCGCCGCGTTCACGTTCCTCGGCCGCCTGCTGCTCTACGTCGTCGTGCTGTTGTTGGTGCTCGAGAACCTCGGGGTCGACATCACCGCCCTCCTGGCGGGCATCGGGATCGGCGCGGTCGCGATCGGTTTGGCGTTGCAGAACATCCTCGGGGACCTGTTCGCGTCGCTGTCGATCCTGTTCGACAAACCGTTCGAGATCGGGGATTTCGTCGTCGTCGACGACCTCTCGGGCACCATCGAGAACGTCGGGTTGCGCACCACCCGCGTGCGGGCGCTGTCCGGGGAGCAGTTGGTGTTCGCCAACGCCGACCTGCTGCAGAGCCGCATCCGCAACTACAAACGCATGCGCGAGCGCCGCGCCGTCATCGCGTTGGGCGTGACGTACGACACGCCGTCGGAACGCCTCCGGGAGCTGCCCGACGTCATTCGCGAGGTCGTCGAGGCGCAGGACGGCGTCCGCTTCGAGCGCGCCCACTTCAAGACGTTCGGACCGTCCTCGCTGGATTTCGAGGTCGTCTACTGGGTGTTGGAGCCGGACTACGCGACGTACATGGACGTCAACGAAGCGATCCACCTGGGCCTGTTCGAGGCGTTCGCGGCGCGCGGCGTCGAGTTCGCCTTCCCCACCCGCACCCTGCACCTGGTCGGGGCCGGCGGGCCCGACGCCGGGCCCGCCCCGGCCCCCGCGACGGCGGGCGACGGCGCCTAG
- a CDS encoding SDR family oxidoreductase, which produces MTSAAAPPVRHAFVTGASKGIGRAIAERIAAAGGDVAITARDAGALADVAQALDAAHPGRVVGLPCDVRDEAAVHDAVRHATDLFGGLDLVVANAGVGRFASVPDLTSEDWHAVIDTNLTGVFHTAQATLPALEASEGLLVTIGSLAGANFFAGGAAYNASKFGLLGFTQALMLDVRDRGVRVSTIMPGSVATPFSGREPTDADAWKIQPEDVATLVMDLATMPARTLPSRIEVRPSRPPKR; this is translated from the coding sequence ATGACGTCCGCCGCCGCACCCCCCGTCCGTCACGCCTTCGTCACCGGCGCCAGCAAGGGCATCGGTCGCGCCATCGCCGAACGCATCGCCGCCGCCGGCGGCGACGTCGCGATCACCGCCCGCGACGCCGGCGCCCTCGCCGACGTCGCGCAGGCCCTCGACGCCGCCCACCCCGGCCGGGTGGTGGGCCTCCCCTGCGACGTGCGCGACGAAGCGGCGGTGCACGACGCCGTCCGGCACGCCACGGACCTGTTCGGGGGCCTCGACCTCGTCGTCGCGAACGCCGGCGTCGGCCGCTTCGCGTCCGTCCCGGACCTGACGAGCGAGGACTGGCACGCCGTGATCGACACGAACCTCACCGGCGTCTTCCACACCGCCCAAGCGACCCTCCCGGCGCTGGAGGCGTCGGAGGGGCTGTTGGTGACGATCGGGTCGCTGGCCGGCGCGAACTTCTTCGCGGGTGGCGCCGCCTACAACGCCAGCAAGTTCGGCCTGCTGGGCTTCACGCAGGCGCTGATGCTCGACGTGCGCGACCGCGGGGTGCGCGTCTCGACGATCATGCCCGGCTCCGTCGCGACGCCCTTCTCGGGGCGCGAACCGACCGACGCCGACGCGTGGAAGATCCAGCCCGAGGACGTCGCGACGCTCGTGATGGACCTCGCGACGATGCCTGCGCGGACCCTCCCGTCGCGCATCGAGGTGCGGCCCTCGCGGCCCCCGAAACGCTGA
- a CDS encoding cob(I)yrinic acid a,c-diamide adenosyltransferase: MKIYTRTGDGGTTALFGGERVAKSSARIRAIGSVDEANAHLGTARVAWRDGGADDGGALDAQLHDLQNALFDVGADLATPEEVAARAHLHPIDAADVARLERAIDRFDADVAPLQHFILPGGHAAAAHLHVARTVLRRAERETVALGQEVAVHPHVAAFLNRASDLAFVLARWVNARMHLPEAPWAADGRDREDAPAEPAETD, encoded by the coding sequence ATGAAGATCTACACCCGCACCGGGGACGGGGGCACCACGGCGTTGTTCGGGGGGGAGCGGGTCGCGAAGTCGTCGGCCCGGATCCGCGCCATCGGATCGGTCGACGAAGCGAACGCGCACCTCGGGACCGCCCGCGTCGCGTGGCGCGACGGCGGCGCGGACGACGGCGGCGCGCTCGACGCGCAGCTCCACGACCTGCAGAACGCCCTGTTCGACGTCGGCGCCGACCTCGCGACGCCGGAGGAGGTCGCCGCCCGCGCGCACCTGCACCCGATCGACGCCGCGGACGTCGCGCGCCTCGAGCGGGCGATCGACCGGTTCGACGCCGACGTCGCGCCGCTCCAGCACTTCATCCTGCCCGGCGGGCACGCCGCCGCCGCGCACCTGCACGTCGCGCGGACCGTCCTGCGGCGCGCCGAACGCGAGACCGTCGCGCTCGGCCAGGAGGTGGCCGTCCACCCCCACGTCGCCGCCTTCCTCAACCGCGCCTCCGACCTCGCGTTCGTCCTCGCGCGCTGGGTGAACGCCCGGATGCACCTCCCCGAAGCGCCGTGGGCGGCCGACGGCCGCGACCGCGAGGACGCGCCCGCGGAGCCGGCCGAGACCGACTGA
- a CDS encoding quinone-dependent dihydroorotate dehydrogenase: MKPYRWVRPALFRMPPETAHGVTLRALRVASRVTPGVRAARRLTAPNDARQRVDAFGVTFDGPLGLAAGMDKDADALPAWAAMGLGHVELGTVTPEPQPGNPKPRATRLPDDAATVNAMGFPSLGADAVARRLEALHAAGRWPDARVGVNLGKNRATPLEDAADDYRRVAKTMRAYADFLVVNVSSPNTPGLRDLQEADALERILDATTAAAEPRPVLVKLAPDLPDAALADLATRLEARGVAGLVAVNTTIARSGLRRDPGVAGGLSGRPLAPRAREVLAVLRAATDLPIVSVGGIDGPEEALARLEAGADLLQLYTGLIYEGPGLPRAIHAALKARLDATGAPSLRALRTARPEA, from the coding sequence GTGAAGCCCTACCGCTGGGTCCGCCCGGCGTTGTTCCGGATGCCGCCCGAAACGGCGCACGGCGTGACGTTGCGCGCCCTGCGCGTCGCGTCGCGCGTCACGCCCGGGGTGCGGGCCGCGCGCCGCCTCACGGCCCCGAACGACGCTCGGCAACGCGTCGACGCGTTCGGGGTGACGTTCGACGGGCCGCTCGGTCTCGCCGCCGGCATGGACAAGGACGCCGACGCGCTGCCCGCCTGGGCCGCGATGGGGCTCGGGCACGTCGAGCTCGGCACCGTCACGCCGGAACCGCAACCGGGCAACCCGAAACCGCGCGCGACGCGCCTCCCCGACGACGCCGCCACCGTCAACGCCATGGGCTTCCCGAGCCTCGGGGCGGACGCCGTCGCCCGCCGGCTCGAGGCGCTGCACGCCGCGGGCCGCTGGCCCGACGCCCGGGTCGGCGTGAACCTCGGCAAGAACCGCGCGACGCCGCTCGAGGACGCCGCGGACGACTACCGCCGCGTCGCAAAGACGATGCGCGCGTACGCCGACTTCCTCGTCGTGAACGTCTCCTCCCCCAACACGCCGGGGCTCCGCGACCTGCAGGAGGCGGATGCGCTCGAGCGCATCCTGGACGCCACCACGGCCGCCGCGGAACCGCGTCCGGTGCTCGTGAAACTGGCGCCGGACCTGCCCGACGCCGCCCTCGCCGACCTGGCGACCCGCCTCGAAGCGCGGGGCGTCGCCGGCCTCGTCGCGGTCAACACGACGATCGCGCGGAGCGGCCTCCGGCGCGACCCGGGCGTCGCCGGCGGCCTCTCGGGCCGACCGCTGGCGCCGCGAGCGCGCGAGGTGCTCGCGGTGCTCCGCGCCGCGACCGACCTGCCGATCGTGTCGGTCGGCGGCATCGACGGGCCGGAGGAGGCCCTCGCCCGCCTCGAGGCGGGCGCCGACCTGCTGCAGCTCTACACGGGCTTGATCTACGAAGGACCGGGCCTCCCGCGCGCCATTCACGCGGCCCTGAAGGCGCGCCTCGACGCGACCGGCGCGCCCTCGCTGCGGGCGTTGCGGACGGCGCGCCCGGAGGCCTGA
- a CDS encoding histidine phosphatase family protein: MQRALTLIRHGLTEWNETGRFQGQSDVPLSPAGRRQAERLAARVAGLPAPDRVVASPLARAADTAAIAFPDAHVQHDARLMEIHFGAFEGRTAEENAALAAWPAWAEDPYARGAPGGESYADVRARVTAWLEALPDDAAHVVAVTHSGAIQMLLAHVLGIERPRWRKRIFVRHSSVTRILVRDGAYVVERVNDTRHLDEAGDDPFWT; this comes from the coding sequence GTGCAGCGGGCCCTCACGTTGATCCGTCACGGCCTCACCGAATGGAACGAAACCGGTCGCTTCCAGGGCCAATCCGACGTGCCGCTCTCGCCGGCGGGACGGCGGCAGGCGGAACGCCTCGCCGCCCGCGTCGCCGGCCTCCCCGCCCCCGACCGGGTGGTCGCCAGCCCGCTCGCGCGGGCGGCGGACACCGCCGCGATCGCGTTTCCCGACGCCCACGTGCAGCACGACGCGCGCCTCATGGAGATCCACTTCGGGGCGTTCGAGGGCCGCACCGCGGAGGAGAACGCCGCCCTCGCCGCGTGGCCGGCGTGGGCGGAGGACCCCTACGCGCGGGGGGCGCCCGGCGGCGAATCGTACGCGGACGTGCGCGCGCGCGTCACGGCGTGGTTGGAGGCGCTCCCGGACGACGCGGCGCACGTCGTGGCGGTCACGCACAGCGGCGCCATCCAGATGCTGCTGGCGCACGTGCTCGGCATCGAACGCCCCCGCTGGCGGAAACGCATCTTCGTGCGGCACAGCAGCGTCACGCGCATCCTGGTGCGCGACGGCGCCTACGTCGTCGAGCGCGTCAACGACACCCGGCACCTGGACGAGGCGGGCGACGACCCGTTCTGGACGTGA
- a CDS encoding FAD-dependent oxidoreductase, whose product MSGVERRDAVVLGGGFAGLAAALEAALQGLDVLLLERETFLGGKAGEVRDGGLRFDVGPSVVTLPDVLRAPFDAAGATFPVALRPLEPLARYRFPSGRVLDLSSDVARTTAQLSAREARAYVTLLEEARAFYEAAAPTFVHGPPPGPLRLARYGLRHGLRARPWARLPDLLAHHGATGELRDVFLRFATYFGADPFRAPAVLHNIAWVELGLGVVAPEGGVAALVRAYADLARRLGVEIRTGVDVVGLAANEGGVRIDARDADDPAGPVHVVQARRAVSTLDRGRTLRLLGRRAPAVPPSLSGMVVLLDVGRRDADAPLHTLSMPARYEREFEAIAAGRTPDDPTLYVAVSARGTPSDAPDGRENWYVMANAPALAGGVRVDEAAYADRIERLLVARGLLAPGDARRVATRGPRDLARLATHGAIYGAAPHSLLATIRPSHRVRGAPALRLAGGTVHPGGGIPLAVTSGRGAVRDLLGGL is encoded by the coding sequence GTGAGCGGCGTCGAGCGGCGCGACGCGGTGGTGCTCGGCGGGGGGTTCGCCGGCCTCGCCGCCGCCCTCGAGGCGGCGCTGCAGGGCCTCGACGTGCTGCTCCTGGAGCGCGAAACGTTCCTGGGGGGGAAGGCGGGCGAGGTCCGCGACGGCGGTCTGCGCTTCGACGTCGGGCCGAGCGTCGTGACGCTTCCCGACGTCCTCCGCGCACCGTTCGACGCGGCGGGGGCGACGTTCCCCGTCGCCCTCCGGCCGCTGGAGCCGCTCGCGCGGTACCGGTTCCCCTCGGGCCGCGTGCTGGACCTCTCGAGCGACGTCGCGCGCACCACCGCGCAACTGAGCGCGCGGGAGGCGCGCGCCTACGTCACGCTGCTCGAGGAGGCCCGCGCCTTCTACGAGGCGGCCGCCCCCACCTTCGTGCACGGTCCCCCCCCCGGCCCGCTCCGGCTCGCGCGGTACGGCCTTCGCCACGGCCTGCGCGCCCGCCCCTGGGCGCGCCTCCCCGACCTGCTCGCGCACCACGGCGCGACGGGGGAGCTGCGCGACGTGTTCCTGCGCTTCGCGACGTACTTCGGGGCGGACCCGTTCCGAGCGCCGGCGGTGCTGCACAACATCGCGTGGGTCGAGTTGGGGCTCGGCGTGGTCGCGCCCGAGGGCGGCGTCGCGGCCCTCGTGCGCGCCTACGCGGACCTCGCCCGCCGTCTGGGGGTGGAGATCCGGACCGGCGTCGACGTCGTCGGTCTCGCCGCGAACGAAGGTGGCGTCCGGATCGACGCGCGCGACGCCGACGACCCGGCGGGCCCGGTGCACGTCGTGCAGGCCCGCCGCGCGGTGTCGACGTTGGACCGCGGGCGCACCCTCCGACTCCTCGGGCGGCGGGCGCCCGCGGTGCCCCCCAGCCTGTCGGGCATGGTGGTTCTCCTCGACGTCGGCCGCCGGGACGCGGACGCGCCCCTGCACACGCTGTCGATGCCGGCGCGCTACGAGCGCGAGTTCGAGGCGATCGCCGCCGGCCGCACGCCGGACGACCCGACCCTGTACGTCGCGGTCAGTGCGCGCGGCACGCCGAGCGACGCGCCCGACGGCCGGGAGAACTGGTACGTGATGGCGAACGCGCCCGCTCTCGCGGGCGGCGTGCGCGTCGACGAGGCCGCCTACGCCGACCGGATCGAGCGTCTCCTCGTCGCGCGGGGCCTGCTGGCGCCGGGGGACGCCCGGCGGGTGGCGACCCGCGGGCCGCGCGATCTCGCGCGCCTCGCGACGCACGGTGCGATCTACGGGGCGGCGCCCCACTCGTTGCTCGCGACGATCCGCCCGTCGCATCGCGTGCGCGGGGCGCCGGCCTTGCGCTTGGCGGGCGGCACCGTCCACCCGGGCGGCGGCATCCCGTTGGCGGTGACGTCGGGTCGCGGCGCGGTCCGCGACCTGCTCGGGGGGCTCTAG